The genomic window TCAGGTAAATCCTACAACGGGCGATTTTGTTTTTGAGGTAGCAGAAGGCTATCTCATTAAAAGTGGAAAAATAACCGACATGGTTAGGGGTGCAACACTTGTAGGCAATGGACCTAAATTGTTAAACGAAATCGATATGGTTGGTAATGATTTTGGTATAGAAGTGGGAACTTGCGGAAAATCCGGGCAGGGTGTGCCTGTTAGCGATGGTGAACCGACTTTAAGAATACCTTCTATCCTTGTTGGAGGTAGCTCACTATAAGATTCAAGCTAACGATAGCATACGACGGCACAAACTATCACGGTTTTCAGATACAACCCAATACAAAGACAATTCAGGGTGAGCTTGAAAAAGCAATAGCAAAGGTTTTTAAAGAGGATATAAGGATTAATTTTGCGGGCCGAACCGATAGTGGTGTTCATGCCTTTGGGCAGGTTATCGATTTTAAGCCTCTGTTTTTTATAGAGCACCAAAACCTTAAAAGGGCGTTAAACAGCCTACTTCCTTCAGATATCAGGGTTTTGAATGTAGAAAATGTTGATGATAATTTTCATAGCAGATATTCAGCACTCTACAGAGATTATTTATATCTTATTTGCAACTGCAGGGATGTTTTACCCTTTGTTTCAAACTACTGCTGGCATGTTTTAGAAAAAATAGATTTAGAAAGAATGAAAGAGCTAAGCCGTTATTTTGTAGGCAGAAGGGATTTTTCTTTTGTTGCAAATGAGGATAATCAAAAGAATTGCATTAGAGAGGTTCATTTTATAAGGATAAAAAGGATCAGAAATTTTGTGGTTGTGCATATTAGAGCCAACGCTTTTTTGCGTGGAATGGTGAGAAATATTGTAGGTTTACTTGTTGAATATGCTAAGGGCTTGCAAAAAGGCGATGCAGGTAATATAATTTTTTCCAAGGGCAATGTTAAATCTTTTAAGGCTCCTGCAAAGGGACTTTTTTTTAGAAGAGTGAGGTATAAGGATGATAACAAAGGATGAGGTGAAAAGGATTGCAAAACTATCTATGCTGAACATAGACGATAGTGAGCTTGATACATTTGTAGATCAGTTTAATGATATTTTGAACTATATGGAGCAGATTAATGAGCTTGATTTAAGCAGTTGCGATGCGGTTTACCATATTGTGGAATTAAAAAATGTTTTTAGAGAGGATGTTGTTAAACCCTCGATCAGCAATGAAAAAGCACTTAAAAATGCTCCAGATGCCGCCTACGGTGCCTTCAGGGTGCCTAAGGTGATTGAGAGGTAGCCATGCTGTTTAAAAAAACTTTACATGAGTTGATTGAGCTTATTGAAAAAGGTGAAATAACCGCTTACGATATTTATAAATCGCTACTTGAAAGGATTAATGAGAAGGATAAACAGATAAATGCCTATGTTAATGTGTTTGAGGAGTTTGAAACATACAAGGATGACGGGTTTTTAAAAAATATCCCCATTGCAATTAAAGATAACATGCATATTGAAGGTAAACCAACCACATGCAGCTCAAAAATACTTTCAAACTATGTGGCTATATTTGATGCGACAGCCGTCAAAAAGCTAAAGGAGGCAGCAGCTACATTTATAGGCAAAACCAATTTAGATGAGTTTGCTATGGGTTCATCTACAGAAACATCATATTTTGGCACAACAAAAAATCCCTGGAGTCTGGATAGGATCCCCGGTGGCTCAAGCGGTGGTTCTGCTGCTGCTGTTGCAAGCGGTGAGGCTATAGCTGCGCTTGGCTCAGATACAGGGGGTTCAATCAGACAGCCTGCAAGTTTATGCGGAGTTGTTGGCTTTAAACCAACCTACGGAAGGGTGTCGCGTTATGGGCTTGTAGCGTTTGCATCCAGTCTTGATCAAATAGGACCGAT from Hippea jasoniae includes these protein-coding regions:
- the gatC gene encoding Asp-tRNA(Asn)/Glu-tRNA(Gln) amidotransferase subunit GatC; the encoded protein is MITKDEVKRIAKLSMLNIDDSELDTFVDQFNDILNYMEQINELDLSSCDAVYHIVELKNVFREDVVKPSISNEKALKNAPDAAYGAFRVPKVIER
- the truA gene encoding tRNA pseudouridine(38-40) synthase TruA, which codes for MAYDGTNYHGFQIQPNTKTIQGELEKAIAKVFKEDIRINFAGRTDSGVHAFGQVIDFKPLFFIEHQNLKRALNSLLPSDIRVLNVENVDDNFHSRYSALYRDYLYLICNCRDVLPFVSNYCWHVLEKIDLERMKELSRYFVGRRDFSFVANEDNQKNCIREVHFIRIKRIRNFVVVHIRANAFLRGMVRNIVGLLVEYAKGLQKGDAGNIIFSKGNVKSFKAPAKGLFFRRVRYKDDNKG